One Pseudomonas tolaasii NCPPB 2192 genomic window carries:
- a CDS encoding sigma-70 family RNA polymerase sigma factor: protein MSSSLNLPVRDLYCEHHGWLYRWLDRKLGNASDAADLAHDTFLRLLTRHNSAGFGSEPRALLTHIAKGLMIDSWRRQEVERAYLETIAHLPEQEVPSPETRWLILEALYRIEAMLRDLPEKTRQAFLMSQIDGLTYPQIADELKVSLVSVKRYMRDAFLACLSVA from the coding sequence ATGTCGTCTTCGCTAAATCTGCCTGTCAGGGACCTGTACTGCGAACACCACGGATGGTTGTACCGCTGGCTCGACCGCAAGCTGGGCAATGCCAGCGACGCTGCCGACCTGGCCCATGACACTTTCCTGCGTCTGCTGACTCGCCACAACAGCGCAGGGTTTGGCAGCGAGCCGCGCGCCTTGCTCACCCACATCGCCAAGGGCCTGATGATCGACAGTTGGCGCCGCCAGGAAGTCGAACGCGCCTACCTTGAAACCATTGCCCACCTGCCCGAACAGGAAGTGCCGTCACCGGAAACCCGCTGGTTGATCCTGGAAGCGCTGTATCGCATCGAAGCCATGCTGCGCGATTTGCCGGAGAAAACACGCCAGGCCTTTCTGATGTCGCAAATCGACGGTTTGACCTACCCGCAGATTGCCGATGAATTGAAGGTGTCGCTGGTTTCGGTCAAGCGCTACATGCGCGACGCCTTTCTCGCCTGCCTGAGCGTGGCATGA
- a CDS encoding FecR domain-containing protein, whose translation MTPSIDPQILGEAADWMVQLQSGSATDEDRRAIAQWQGRSAQHAQAWQRAEAILGDFNTVPGAIAGDTLKRIGRKKSLGRRQALGLLLLAGPATWLAYRYKPWQPWTADQHTAIGEQRQLTLPDGTRLLINTASSLNIAFTEQVRRVELLQGEVMITTAKDPAPSHRPFIVQTRHGTARALGTHFSVRVGEQNSRVAVIEGAVEMLPRHAAQGLILKAGEQSAFDSDRVAAVEPLNVGAQTWENGMLLAQQMRLADLLDELGRYRAGVLRCHDSVAGLSVSGAFPLRDTDASLRLLQETLPVKVSSLSGYWVTVEPR comes from the coding sequence ATGACTCCTTCAATTGACCCGCAAATCCTCGGCGAAGCCGCCGACTGGATGGTGCAGCTGCAATCGGGCAGCGCCACTGACGAAGACCGCCGCGCCATCGCCCAATGGCAGGGCCGCAGCGCCCAGCACGCCCAGGCGTGGCAGCGGGCCGAGGCGATTCTGGGGGATTTCAACACGGTGCCCGGCGCCATTGCCGGCGACACCCTCAAGCGCATCGGCCGCAAAAAATCCCTCGGCCGCCGTCAGGCATTGGGGTTGCTGCTGCTGGCTGGCCCGGCGACGTGGCTGGCTTATCGCTACAAACCCTGGCAGCCGTGGACCGCCGACCAGCACACGGCCATCGGCGAACAGCGTCAGCTGACCCTGCCTGATGGCACGCGTTTGCTGATCAACACCGCCAGCTCATTGAACATCGCGTTTACCGAGCAGGTGCGGCGTGTGGAGTTACTGCAGGGCGAAGTGATGATCACCACCGCTAAAGACCCGGCGCCCAGTCATCGCCCGTTCATCGTGCAGACCCGCCACGGCACCGCCCGCGCCTTGGGCACGCATTTCAGCGTGCGGGTGGGCGAGCAGAACAGCCGTGTCGCGGTGATCGAAGGCGCGGTGGAAATGCTGCCGCGGCATGCCGCCCAGGGCCTGATTCTCAAGGCTGGCGAACAAAGCGCGTTCGACAGTGACCGGGTGGCTGCTGTGGAACCTTTGAATGTGGGCGCCCAGACCTGGGAAAACGGCATGTTGCTGGCCCAGCAAATGCGCCTGGCGGACTTGCTCGACGAGCTCGGCCGCTACCGTGCCGGCGTGTTGCGTTGCCACGACAGCGTGGCCGGGTTGAGCGTTTCCGGGGCGTTCCCGCTGCGTGACACCGACGCCAGCCTGCGCCTGTTGCAGGAAACCCTGCCGGTAAAGGTCAGCAGCCTGAGCGGTTATTGGGTCACCGTGGAACCGCGCTGA
- a CDS encoding LysE family translocator, with protein sequence MDIFLYAFSVMYSPGPVNFMGLNAGLTGKFRRSTGFFIGVGCAMLLLFVLFGYTGEAIISQAALPYISLAGGLYTVYLAYQVFTARPVVEEPSSAPAKTLTFWNGLVIQLLNPKGIVAVLPITSVMLPAAHITGASIAGVSALLGLGAVGAPWVYGLLGAVLGKRITGASAFVVFNRCMGLALAGCAYFMFHAFYLHVVQA encoded by the coding sequence ATGGACATCTTCCTCTACGCCTTCAGCGTCATGTACAGCCCCGGTCCCGTGAATTTCATGGGGCTCAACGCCGGGCTCACGGGCAAGTTTCGCCGCTCCACCGGGTTCTTCATCGGTGTGGGGTGCGCGATGCTGTTGTTGTTCGTGCTGTTTGGCTACACCGGTGAGGCGATCATTTCCCAGGCGGCGTTACCGTACATTTCGTTGGCAGGCGGGCTGTACACGGTGTACCTCGCTTATCAGGTGTTCACCGCACGGCCGGTGGTGGAGGAGCCATCGAGCGCGCCGGCCAAGACCCTTACGTTCTGGAACGGCCTGGTGATCCAGCTGCTCAACCCCAAGGGCATTGTGGCGGTGCTGCCGATTACCAGCGTGATGTTGCCGGCGGCGCATATCACCGGCGCGTCCATTGCCGGGGTTTCTGCGTTGCTGGGCCTTGGCGCGGTCGGTGCGCCCTGGGTGTATGGGTTGCTCGGCGCGGTGCTGGGCAAGCGGATTACCGGGGCGTCCGCCTTTGTAGTGTTCAACCGTTGCATGGGGTTGGCGCTGGCGGGGTGTGCGTATTTCATGTTCCACGCGTTCTATCTGCATGTGGTGCAAGCATGA
- a CDS encoding TonB-dependent receptor, with the protein MTARPLPYCPRPLKALSLAVALAAIAPLHSALAADAAASSSARSYTLAAGPLGNVLAQFAALSGVPLSFDSRLLNDRQSPGLRGDFTAEAGFMQLLQGSGYTLQSTGAGGYTVVPAANDGAVELGATTISGEASGAQADTYGGGQVARSARLGVLGNRSINDVPFSVVSYTAKTIADQQARTVGDVLLNDASVRQSSGFGNFAQMFIIRGLPLNTDDIAFNGLYGVLPRQIITTEALERVELFKGPNAFVNGVSPAGSGIGGSVNLVPKRAEDVPARSVTLDYASDGQTGGHIDLGQRFGEDNRFGARVNLARHGGDTAIDDENKSSQMIAVALDYRGDRLRVSTDVGYQKERINNGRSVVYPNGTQVPKAPSANHNYAQDWSWSELEDTYGMFNAEYDLNEHWTAYVGGGAKHTRENGQYSSLYVGNDGSGRVGFLYSPHDEDNKSAMAGLNGHFTTGPVTHQVNFGLSGIWGEQRSAFEAILQANRVPGNLYNPTQVPRPTVTYFGSDIHDPRIVGKNRIKSAAVSDTLGFIDDRVLLTLGVRRQTIEVDAWNTTTGARNANYAETITTPVYGLVVKPWEHVSFYANRIEGLAQGPTAPLTNVTNPGEVFAPNRSKQTEAGVKLDWDSYGATLGVYRIEQPNSATNRNPNGTNTFSVDGEQVNKGVELNVFGEPVDGLRLLAGATWMDTELKKTSNGLTDGNRAAGVPRFQYNVGADWDVPGIQGAALSARVLRTGGEYVNAANTLNIPAWTRVDLGARYGFKADDKYITLRANVENVANKAYWASASTSNNYLTQGEPRTVKVSATVDF; encoded by the coding sequence ATGACCGCCAGACCGCTCCCATACTGCCCCCGCCCGTTGAAGGCCTTGAGCCTGGCCGTCGCCCTCGCGGCCATCGCGCCGCTGCACAGCGCGTTGGCGGCGGATGCGGCTGCCTCCAGCTCAGCGCGCAGCTACACCCTTGCGGCGGGCCCGCTCGGCAATGTGTTGGCGCAGTTCGCGGCGCTGTCGGGCGTGCCGTTGTCGTTTGATTCCCGATTGCTCAATGACCGGCAAAGCCCGGGCTTGCGCGGCGATTTCACCGCAGAAGCCGGCTTCATGCAGTTGCTGCAAGGCAGCGGCTACACCCTGCAAAGCACCGGCGCCGGTGGTTACACCGTGGTGCCGGCAGCCAACGACGGGGCGGTGGAACTCGGCGCCACCACCATCAGCGGCGAGGCGAGCGGGGCGCAGGCGGACACCTACGGCGGCGGCCAGGTGGCGCGCTCGGCGCGCCTGGGTGTATTGGGCAACCGCTCGATCAATGACGTGCCGTTCAGCGTGGTCAGCTACACCGCCAAAACCATCGCCGACCAGCAGGCGCGTACCGTGGGTGATGTGTTGCTCAACGACGCGTCGGTGCGCCAGTCTTCGGGGTTCGGCAACTTTGCGCAGATGTTCATCATTCGCGGCCTGCCGCTGAACACTGACGACATCGCGTTCAATGGCCTGTACGGCGTGTTGCCGCGGCAGATCATCACCACCGAAGCCCTGGAGCGCGTGGAACTGTTCAAAGGCCCGAATGCCTTCGTCAACGGTGTGTCGCCCGCCGGCAGTGGCATTGGTGGCAGCGTCAACCTGGTGCCCAAGCGCGCCGAGGATGTGCCTGCGCGCAGCGTGACGCTGGACTACGCCAGCGACGGCCAGACCGGTGGCCACATTGACCTCGGCCAGCGTTTTGGCGAAGACAACCGCTTTGGCGCACGGGTCAACCTGGCCCGGCACGGCGGTGACACGGCCATCGATGACGAAAACAAAAGCTCGCAGATGATCGCCGTGGCCCTGGATTACCGTGGCGACCGCCTGCGGGTGTCCACCGATGTCGGCTACCAGAAAGAACGCATCAACAATGGCCGCTCCGTGGTGTACCCCAACGGCACACAGGTGCCCAAAGCCCCGTCGGCAAACCACAACTACGCGCAGGACTGGAGCTGGTCGGAGCTGGAAGACACCTACGGCATGTTCAATGCCGAGTATGACCTCAACGAACACTGGACCGCCTACGTGGGCGGTGGCGCCAAGCACACCCGGGAAAATGGCCAGTACTCCTCGTTGTATGTGGGCAACGACGGCAGCGGGCGCGTGGGCTTTTTGTACTCGCCCCATGACGAAGACAACAAAAGCGCCATGGCCGGGTTGAACGGGCATTTCACTACGGGGCCGGTGACCCATCAGGTCAACTTCGGTTTGTCGGGGATCTGGGGCGAGCAGCGCTCGGCGTTCGAGGCGATCCTGCAGGCCAACCGCGTGCCGGGCAACCTGTACAACCCGACCCAGGTGCCGCGCCCGACGGTCACCTATTTCGGCAGCGATATCCACGACCCGCGCATCGTCGGCAAAAACCGCATCAAGAGCGCCGCCGTGTCCGACACACTGGGCTTTATTGACGACCGCGTGCTGCTGACCCTCGGCGTGCGGCGCCAGACCATCGAAGTGGATGCCTGGAACACCACCACCGGCGCGCGCAACGCCAATTACGCCGAAACCATCACCACGCCGGTGTATGGCCTGGTGGTCAAACCGTGGGAGCACGTGTCGTTCTACGCCAACCGCATTGAAGGCCTGGCCCAGGGGCCGACGGCGCCGCTGACCAACGTCACCAACCCCGGCGAAGTGTTTGCGCCCAACCGCAGCAAGCAGACCGAAGCCGGTGTGAAGCTGGACTGGGACAGCTACGGCGCGACGCTGGGTGTGTACCGCATCGAACAGCCCAACAGCGCAACCAACCGCAACCCCAACGGCACCAACACCTTCAGCGTCGATGGTGAACAGGTCAACAAAGGCGTGGAGCTGAATGTGTTCGGCGAGCCTGTCGACGGCCTGCGCCTGCTGGCCGGTGCGACCTGGATGGACACCGAACTGAAGAAGACTTCCAACGGCCTTACCGATGGCAACCGCGCCGCAGGTGTGCCGCGCTTCCAGTACAACGTGGGCGCCGACTGGGACGTGCCGGGTATTCAGGGCGCCGCCTTGAGTGCGCGGGTGCTGCGCACCGGGGGTGAATACGTCAACGCGGCCAACACCTTGAACATCCCGGCCTGGACCCGCGTTGACCTGGGCGCGCGTTATGGCTTCAAGGCCGACGACAAGTACATCACCCTGCGCGCCAATGTTGAAAACGTGGCCAACAAGGCGTACTGGGCCTCGGCGTCGACGTCCAACAACTACCTGACCCAGGGCGAACCGCGCACGGTCAAGGTTTCGGCGACGGTGGATTTCTAA
- a CDS encoding creatininase family protein: MLLHKSTWIEIGQFLERSRTVVIPIGSNEQHGPTGLLGTDWMCPEIIAVEAQKNADILVGPTFNIGMAQHHLGFPGTISLRPSTFIAAIGDWVRSLAGHGFEKILFLNGHGGNIATIDAAFSELYAEASFARRPAGFALKLVNWWDLEGVNELAHRQFPVGHGSHATPSEIAVTQWAYPESIKSADYSPQIANTGPIREALDFRARFPDGRMGSDPALATVEKGGELVALAAKGLVSTVNSFSNEAKP, encoded by the coding sequence ATGCTTCTACACAAGTCCACCTGGATCGAGATCGGGCAGTTTCTGGAGCGCAGCCGCACGGTGGTGATCCCCATCGGTTCCAACGAACAGCACGGCCCCACCGGCCTGTTGGGCACGGACTGGATGTGCCCGGAAATCATCGCTGTTGAGGCGCAGAAAAACGCCGATATCCTGGTCGGCCCGACGTTCAATATCGGCATGGCCCAGCATCACCTGGGTTTTCCCGGCACCATTTCCCTGCGCCCTTCCACCTTTATCGCCGCGATTGGCGACTGGGTGCGCTCGCTGGCCGGGCATGGTTTCGAGAAAATCCTGTTCCTCAATGGCCACGGCGGCAACATCGCGACCATTGACGCGGCGTTTTCCGAGTTGTACGCCGAGGCGAGTTTTGCCCGCCGCCCGGCCGGTTTCGCGCTGAAACTGGTGAACTGGTGGGACCTGGAAGGTGTGAACGAGCTGGCCCACCGCCAATTCCCGGTCGGCCACGGCAGCCATGCCACGCCGTCGGAGATTGCGGTGACGCAGTGGGCGTATCCGGAGTCGATCAAGTCAGCCGACTACTCGCCGCAAATCGCCAACACCGGGCCGATCCGCGAAGCCCTGGACTTCCGCGCACGCTTCCCTGACGGCCGCATGGGCTCGGACCCGGCGCTGGCGACGGTGGAAAAAGGCGGGGAATTGGTGGCGTTGGCGGCTAAAGGGTTGGTCAGCACGGTGAACAGCTTCAGTAACGAAGCGAAACCTTAA
- the yfcF gene encoding glutathione transferase, producing the protein MNASSLRLYVDAQFTSPYAMSVFVTLREKGLAFDTLTLDLDAAHNRQADFARLSLTQRVPTLADGDFSLSESSAISEYLDEVYPGTTVNPADPKLRARARQVQAWLRSDLLPIRQERSTLVVFYGQKMPPLSPVAEAAARKLIGAAQMLLAGNPTHLFGEWSIADVDLAVMLNRLILNGDNVPAELVAYAERQWQRPSVQEWVNQPRPAL; encoded by the coding sequence ATGAACGCTTCCTCGCTGCGCCTGTATGTCGATGCCCAGTTCACCAGCCCCTATGCGATGTCGGTGTTTGTGACCCTGCGCGAGAAAGGCCTGGCGTTCGACACGCTGACCCTGGACCTGGACGCCGCGCACAATCGGCAGGCCGACTTTGCCAGGCTGTCCCTGACCCAGCGTGTGCCGACATTGGCGGACGGCGACTTCTCCCTGTCGGAATCTTCTGCGATCAGCGAATACCTGGACGAGGTGTATCCCGGCACAACGGTGAATCCGGCCGACCCGAAACTGCGGGCGAGGGCGCGGCAAGTGCAGGCCTGGCTGCGCAGCGATTTGCTGCCGATTCGCCAGGAGCGCTCGACGCTGGTGGTGTTCTACGGGCAGAAAATGCCGCCGCTGTCACCGGTGGCCGAGGCGGCCGCGCGCAAGCTGATTGGTGCGGCGCAGATGCTGTTGGCGGGCAACCCGACCCACCTGTTCGGCGAGTGGTCGATTGCCGATGTGGATTTGGCCGTGATGCTCAACCGCTTGATTCTTAATGGCGACAACGTGCCAGCCGAACTGGTGGCCTACGCCGAGCGCCAGTGGCAACGGCCGTCGGTGCAGGAGTGGGTCAACCAACCGCGCCCCGCGCTTTAG
- a CDS encoding HoxN/HupN/NixA family nickel/cobalt transporter — translation MIHRLFQVFSDSNHEVRSKLFGIYAVLIAINVGAWLWALVAFHDHPILLGTALLAYSFGLRHAVDADHIAAIDNATRKLMQEKKRPVAVGFFFSLGHSSVVVLASIGVAFAAATMKEHFDGFKAIGGVIGTSVSALFLLVIALMNLVILRSIYKAWRHVRQGGAYKEDDFDLLLADRGFMARIFRPLFRLISRSWHLYPLGFLFGLGFDTATEIALLGISATQAAQGLSPWSIMVFPLLFSAGMSLVDTLDGHLMLGAYGWAYMKPIRKIYYNMSITLVSVVVAVIIGSIEALGLIVDQLELKGDFWGFIGSLNDSFGMLGYIIIGIFVASWAASVLLYRLRGFDRLEVNRPA, via the coding sequence ATGATCCACCGTCTCTTCCAGGTTTTCAGTGATTCGAACCACGAAGTCCGCAGCAAATTGTTTGGTATTTACGCGGTATTGATCGCGATCAATGTCGGTGCCTGGCTATGGGCGCTGGTGGCATTTCATGACCACCCGATATTGCTCGGCACCGCCCTGCTTGCCTACAGCTTCGGCTTGCGCCATGCGGTGGACGCGGACCATATCGCCGCCATCGACAACGCCACCCGCAAGCTGATGCAAGAGAAAAAGCGCCCGGTGGCCGTGGGGTTCTTTTTCTCGCTGGGGCACTCGTCGGTGGTGGTGCTGGCATCGATCGGCGTGGCTTTTGCCGCCGCCACCATGAAGGAGCATTTCGACGGTTTCAAGGCCATCGGCGGCGTGATCGGCACCAGCGTGTCGGCGCTGTTTTTGCTGGTGATCGCGCTGATGAACCTGGTGATCCTGCGCTCCATCTACAAGGCCTGGCGCCATGTACGCCAGGGCGGCGCCTACAAAGAGGACGATTTCGACCTGCTGCTGGCCGACCGTGGCTTCATGGCGCGCATCTTCCGCCCGCTGTTTCGCCTGATCAGCCGCAGCTGGCACCTGTACCCGCTGGGTTTTCTGTTTGGCCTGGGGTTTGACACCGCGACGGAAATCGCCCTTCTGGGCATCTCCGCGACGCAGGCGGCGCAAGGGTTGTCGCCATGGTCGATCATGGTGTTCCCGTTGCTGTTCAGCGCCGGCATGTCGCTGGTGGACACCCTCGATGGCCACCTGATGCTCGGTGCGTATGGCTGGGCGTACATGAAACCGATCCGCAAGATCTACTACAACATGAGCATCACCCTGGTGTCGGTGGTGGTGGCGGTGATCATCGGCAGCATCGAGGCGCTGGGGCTGATCGTGGACCAGCTGGAACTCAAGGGTGACTTCTGGGGTTTTATCGGCAGCCTGAATGACAGCTTCGGCATGCTGGGCTACATCATCATCGGCATTTTTGTCGCCAGCTGGGCGGCCTCGGTGTTGCTGTACCGCTTGCGCGGGTTTGACCGGTTGGAGGTCAACCGCCCGGCCTGA
- a CDS encoding sensor domain-containing diguanylate cyclase, with translation MLKASLRTHLTLWFAGLSLLILIIVGVYVGHIATEQVKQASGNALLSTARSSAALLAVQLRERQLEVSLLSKAPLFRRGDLDAPDVMTLMELRTQSRAEYAWMGVADAEGRVRQAVNGLLVNQSVAQRPWFQAGMRGEYTGDPHEAVLLAKLLPGSANGEPMRFIDFAAPIRNANGETIGVLGAHAHWSWVTQIVDAAVMQKDAVPEIQALIIDFDGKVLYPEILAGQQMQKSSLNPPSGWTTGNGYVTASVAVPSPSNASLSWYIVVRQPLDIALQPARVLLYKLLILGVLAAILITVVAYYLSLTLSKPIERLARSAKQVQEQKPGAVFAQEHSVLEIAQLGQSISRMTQSLLTKERELQEANASLEATVVQRTAALTQANADLLKLATHDALTGVYNRRRFDEKLAENSLLFQRTGRTFALLLIDADYFKRVNDTYGHAVGDDVLCQLAALIESTTRATDFVARYGGEEFAVLLPEVKEPDTPEVVAEKIRVAVAAARFPTVGQVTVSIGVGVAEPSDRDSSALLKRADSRLYEAKGAGRNRVA, from the coding sequence ATGCTCAAAGCCAGTCTGCGTACTCACCTGACCTTGTGGTTTGCCGGTTTATCCTTACTCATCCTGATCATTGTGGGCGTCTACGTCGGGCATATCGCGACCGAGCAGGTCAAGCAGGCCAGCGGCAACGCCCTGCTGAGTACCGCGCGCTCAAGTGCCGCGTTGCTGGCTGTGCAGTTGCGCGAGCGCCAGCTGGAAGTGTCGCTGCTGAGCAAGGCGCCGCTGTTTCGCCGGGGTGACCTCGACGCGCCGGATGTGATGACCTTGATGGAACTGCGCACCCAATCGCGCGCCGAGTACGCGTGGATGGGCGTGGCCGACGCCGAAGGCCGTGTGCGCCAGGCGGTGAACGGCTTGCTGGTCAACCAGTCGGTGGCACAGCGCCCGTGGTTCCAGGCGGGCATGCGCGGCGAGTACACCGGCGACCCGCACGAAGCCGTGCTGCTGGCCAAGCTGTTGCCAGGCTCGGCCAATGGCGAGCCGATGCGTTTTATCGACTTCGCCGCACCCATCCGCAATGCCAATGGCGAGACGATTGGCGTGCTCGGTGCCCACGCACACTGGAGCTGGGTCACGCAGATCGTTGATGCGGCCGTGATGCAAAAAGACGCTGTTCCCGAGATTCAGGCGCTGATCATCGACTTCGACGGCAAGGTGCTGTACCCCGAAATTCTCGCCGGCCAACAGATGCAAAAAAGCAGTCTGAACCCGCCTTCCGGCTGGACCACCGGCAACGGCTACGTGACCGCCTCGGTCGCGGTGCCGAGCCCGTCCAACGCCAGCCTGTCGTGGTACATCGTGGTGCGCCAGCCGCTGGACATCGCCCTGCAACCGGCGCGGGTGCTGCTGTATAAATTGCTGATCCTGGGCGTGCTGGCGGCCATTCTGATTACCGTGGTGGCTTACTACCTGTCGCTGACCCTGAGCAAACCGATTGAGCGGCTGGCGCGCTCGGCCAAGCAGGTGCAGGAACAAAAGCCCGGCGCAGTGTTTGCCCAGGAACATTCGGTGCTGGAAATCGCCCAGCTGGGCCAGTCCATCAGCCGCATGACCCAATCGCTGCTCACCAAGGAGCGCGAGCTGCAAGAGGCCAACGCCTCGCTGGAGGCCACCGTGGTGCAGCGCACCGCCGCCCTCACCCAGGCCAACGCCGACCTGCTGAAACTGGCCACCCACGACGCGCTCACCGGCGTCTACAACCGTCGCCGCTTCGACGAAAAACTCGCCGAGAACAGCCTGCTGTTCCAGCGCACCGGGCGCACTTTTGCCCTGCTGTTGATCGACGCCGACTATTTCAAGCGCGTCAACGACACCTACGGCCACGCGGTCGGCGATGACGTGCTGTGCCAACTGGCCGCGCTGATCGAAAGCACCACCCGCGCCACCGACTTTGTGGCGCGTTATGGCGGTGAAGAGTTCGCGGTGTTGCTGCCGGAAGTCAAAGAGCCGGACACCCCGGAAGTGGTCGCCGAAAAAATCCGCGTCGCCGTGGCGGCGGCACGTTTCCCCACCGTGGGCCAGGTGACCGTGAGTATCGGCGTGGGTGTGGCCGAACCCTCGGACCGCGACTCATCGGCGCTGCTCAAACGCGCGGACAGCCGGCTGTATGAGGCCAAGGGCGCGGGCAGGAACCGGGTGGCGTGA
- a CDS encoding murein L,D-transpeptidase catalytic domain family protein, protein MLTFNYLFGLLAVSLATLSNFALAANQTSPTLYSSLARSAPELNPTVLKSALSAVQCAVNNGEERSERLAVIDYSQPSTARRLWIFDLRKKTLVLRDLVAHGAKSGENFATQFSNLEGSHQSSLGLFRTQESYLGAHGYSLRMDGLEPGFNDQARDRALVIHAADYVNPAWSKREGRIGRSQGCPAVRPQVARQVVDKLKDGQFMFSWYPDQRWLKSSTYLNCKPQQVASSRTIRGG, encoded by the coding sequence ATGCTGACGTTTAACTACCTGTTCGGCCTGTTGGCCGTAAGCCTGGCTACGCTGAGCAATTTTGCGCTCGCCGCCAATCAGACTTCTCCTACTTTGTATAGCAGCCTGGCGCGCTCGGCTCCAGAACTCAATCCCACTGTGTTGAAAAGCGCCCTGAGCGCGGTGCAGTGCGCGGTCAATAATGGTGAGGAACGCTCGGAGCGCCTGGCTGTGATTGACTACTCCCAACCTTCGACCGCTCGTCGGTTGTGGATCTTCGATCTGCGCAAAAAGACCCTGGTGCTGCGCGACCTGGTGGCCCACGGCGCCAAATCCGGGGAAAACTTCGCTACCCAGTTCTCCAACCTTGAAGGCAGCCACCAATCCAGCCTGGGTTTGTTCCGCACACAGGAAAGCTACCTGGGGGCCCATGGCTATTCGTTGCGCATGGACGGTCTGGAACCGGGTTTCAATGACCAGGCCCGCGACCGCGCGCTGGTGATCCACGCCGCCGACTATGTGAATCCGGCCTGGAGCAAGCGCGAAGGCCGCATCGGCCGCAGCCAGGGCTGCCCCGCCGTACGCCCGCAGGTGGCGCGCCAGGTGGTGGATAAGCTCAAGGACGGCCAATTCATGTTTTCCTGGTACCCGGACCAGCGCTGGCTGAAGTCGTCGACGTATCTGAACTGCAAGCCCCAACAAGTGGCGAGTAGTCGTACAATCCGTGGTGGTTAG
- a CDS encoding DUF924 family protein: MQEQSAEAVIAFWKQAGPKRWFAKDEGFDEAFRDTFYATHLQAARRELERWLETAQGGLALLILLDQFPRNAFRGTAHMFATDPLARLYARRMLDAGFDQLIEPELRAFCYLPFEHSEDSADQQHSLALNQHLDANTFHWAKEHARIIERFGRFPHRNKVLARATTAQEQAFLDEGGFSG; the protein is encoded by the coding sequence ATGCAGGAACAGTCGGCCGAGGCCGTGATCGCGTTCTGGAAACAGGCGGGCCCCAAACGCTGGTTCGCCAAGGACGAAGGCTTTGACGAGGCCTTTCGCGACACCTTTTACGCCACCCACCTGCAAGCCGCACGGCGTGAGCTGGAGCGCTGGCTTGAGACTGCCCAAGGCGGTCTGGCGTTGCTGATTTTGCTGGATCAGTTCCCGCGCAACGCGTTTCGCGGCACTGCGCATATGTTCGCCACCGACCCGCTGGCCCGGCTTTACGCCCGGCGCATGCTGGATGCCGGGTTCGACCAGTTGATCGAACCCGAGCTGCGCGCGTTCTGTTATTTGCCGTTTGAACACTCGGAGGATTCGGCCGATCAACAGCATTCCTTGGCGCTGAATCAGCATCTGGATGCCAACACCTTTCACTGGGCCAAGGAGCACGCACGCATCATTGAGCGGTTCGGTCGGTTTCCCCACCGTAACAAGGTCTTGGCCAGGGCGACCACCGCTCAAGAGCAGGCTTTTCTGGATGAGGGAGGGTTTTCGGGTTAA